GGACGGAGTAAAACAACTCCAGTCGCTGGGCAATGATTTCCCGCTGGCCAAATTCGCCGATGCTTTTCACCTCATCAATTCGACAGGCATATTCCCCAATCCGCTCGACATTCCGGACATGGATATGTCGAAATTCGGGATCAATATCCTCGACAAAGGCTACCAGCTTTTGAATAAGCTGAGCCCGGGCAACATCCTTAAACAAGTATTACCCTCGCCCTGGTATTTTGTCAATACCAAGGATGTCAAACTTTACATAACCTATAACGCCGGTTCAGACAAAAACCTTAATTATGATCTGAATTCACTTGCCGAAAGCTGGGTATCGAGCGCAAAAAGTATAACGCTCAATGTCGACCTGGGACCGTTTACCAAAATGGTTTATATAGATGGTAATTTCGATTCCGAAAACGGTTCGGACTCAGCCTTTAACCTCCCGCAGTTGCAGTTCGGCCCCGACCTGAAACCGATAGTAGATATTCTGCAAGTGCTCGAAAGCTTGTCGACCGGCGATTACGCAGCGGTAGCTAAAAAGGCGCTTGAAGTAGCTATGAGCAACGGCGGTGATAACTTTGAATACAAATTCCACGCCGACAAGGAAATAGCCACCCTTCATTTCCCTCCTGCCGAACTGGACGGTCCAACCACGCCGTTAAGACTTACGGCCGGGTTAAAAGTTGGGGCCTATTTTAATGAGGCGCTTTCCATCACCTCCGACCCAAGCAATCTTATCCCGTCTGCCGGTGCTTATTTCGAGTTCGATGGCGGTATGCAGGTAATGTGTGTATCCCTGGCAGCAGCCACGGTTTATGCAGTAGGGCAGGTGGTTGTTAGGCTTAGCGCTGACGTGAAAACCGGGCCGGCGCTGTACATGAAGTTTGGCTTTGGGGTCGAACTGATGGTCGGCCTGCCTGTTGTCGGCGATGTATCGGTGACCTATATGGTAGGTATCGAAATGAACCTGACATCTACCGAGATCAAGATCACGGCCTTCCTCCTGTTCAAAGGGGAGGCAAGCCTGATTGGTGGTTTGGTAGATATCACCATTACGATAGAAGCCTCGGGCACCATCGACCGTACAGCCGATAAAACAGATATGACAGCGCAGGTAACCTTCGCTATCGACATCAGCATATTCCTTGTAATAGATATCAGTTTCTCTAAATCATGGTCAGAGTCAAGGCAAATAGCCTGATCTCCAACAAATAAACTTAACAGTTATGGCAGCAAAACTCACCATATTGACTTTCCCTCAAAAGCTATTGGGAAATACGCTTAGTATCAATGCTTTGATCATTCCGAGGAACATCGACCCGACACAGCCCCTCGTACCGGGCACATCACCTTTCCAGTCGGCTAACCTGAAACTACAGGCAAAAGTTATTTCGGACCTTTCCATTTTTCCGACCGACCTTTTGCCTTCCACACCTTTTCCGTTAGCCGGTATAGGCATACCTGCCGGGGCGCCTTCGGTGTTTTCGACACTTGCCGCAAAGTTCAATGTTTCGGTAGTTGGCGACGCGGCCCCACCGGCCAATTCCAATCACTTCATCCAAAAATATTTACCGCTTAGCTATCGCAACTCATTTAATTTTACCAATCCAAGGGTAAAAGAAGCAGTCATCGACGACAGCTACGCTTGTGCCGTCAGGAGTACGGTGGTAAATCCCGCTTTTGTCAATTCCGACCCCACTGCCGTAAGCTGGGGACAGGTTTTCGCATACTTACTGCGCCAGCCTGATTTGGCGCGATCTGTAGGGTTTATACAATCGTCCACCATAACCATTGACGTCAATACGTTTCCGAACGGTGGCTGGCTGTGGATAGACCTTGACAGCGGAAGCGACTACTTTGCAGAGAGCCAGGCCGATAAGAGCCTGGTGAAAAAATATGCAGCACGCATCCCTGCTTTAGTACCCAATAAGAACCGTAATGTATTCGCGGCCGTGCAGTTCCCGGTACTTTTCAAACAAAATTCAATGGACCCCGACCCGGTGCCGGCCGGTAATTTCGACCCGATATTTATCGAGGCAAGTGAATACGACACCGGCTTTTCAAAGATCGTACACACTTATCAGCCGGTAAACAACAACTTTGTTAAAGAAGAAGAGGACCCTGAATCGCTGCCTACCAAAGACCTTGGCATTCGTATCGGCTGGGACGATGAACAGTTACTGATATGGCAGAACCGCCAGATGGCCGAGGACCCCGGTAAACCCGGCACGGGCCTGCGTGTCGATTCGCCGCTGGGTGTGGCCAAGTACCGGGTAGACGTGAGACAATCCGTTCCCTCCGGGCAAACGGCCAATCCATGGACATCACTGGCTATGGTGAAGTCGAAAACGAATATTACCCTTGGCCCCGTACAGATAACACCAAATGGCAAGCAATTTGAGTTGGGTACCGAAGTTTACCCTTCGCAAATAGATGGCAACACAAGCGCCAATTTCTGGTTGCCGTCCTATTTTACGCAATGGATAGGCAAATCGCTGGTATTGTCAGACGCCGATGCAGCCGTAATGCATAAAACCGACCAGGCCGGAGCTGTACAGCAAACGTTGTATGACCCTGTCGGCGAGGGTAGTCCAGGCTTGTTTTATGGAAATATATATGATTTCAGGGTGCGCATGACCGACTTTACCGGCGGCGGCCCCGTTACTACCCATAAGCCTGATCCGGACAACCAGGGGCCTGCGCCTATATCAACCATCCATTTTAAACGGTATGTAGTGCCGCAACAGTTGAACTGGCCCGATAAACCCATTAACGGCGATCTGTTCACCGGCACTTCTGTTAACGTCACCCGCCCAAGATTGGGGTATCCGGCGGTGGTATTCACTAAAAAATACCCGAACGCTATTGCGCTGCTAAAAGCAGATGCAGACGCCGCGGCCGGGAACCCGACCAGCGGAAAACTGGGCAGGGATTTTGGGCTGGCCGATCCTGATGTAACGCAGGTAGAAATTCTGGTGGAAGTAAAGTCGTTACTAATGGACAACCAGTTGTCGGCTAACGGGCGGGAGGCCTACATCCCATTATATACCACGCACCGGTCGTTCCCGGCCGACTTTAACGCGGCTTTGAACATGCCGATAAAATATGTCGATGCACCGGTCCTCGCGCTTGGCGACCCTACCAACCTGGAAGCTTTGGGCCTGGCCGCCGGGCAGATAGATGCTATCCCGCAGATCGTTTTGCCAACCTCGAGGGACATCCGCATAACTATGCGCCCAGTTTGCCCGCCCGACCCTAATTATTTTGGCTCGGTGCTGACCAACCGCGGCTTACCCGTTTCGTTCATGGTTAGAAAGGAATCTGCTATTGAAAAAGACCTTTTCTCGGGCACAGGCGCCGAAAATCAGTTACAGGGTATTTATCTGCAGCCCGATCCCGATCCGCTGCCATTGAACAGGGATACGCGCTTTAAAGTTTTGCTGGGCGACCGCAATGCCACTAATCCGCCTGATCTTGTACAACGATTGGCCGGTCAGCTTGGTGTGAATAATAAAGGATTTACCCTGGTTGGCAAACCCGGCAAACAGGTGCAATTCGGCTGTTCGCGCGCCATACGGCATTCGCTGTCGCCGGATAGCTCAAACATCACCATCTCAACCAAAAGTGACCTGCTTAATCATTGGATCGTGGCAGTAAAACTGGTACTTAAGCGCGACTGGACCTGGGATGCCGTAAAAACTGATTGTTTCCTGGTACAGCGGATTATGAAATATAAAGCTGATGGGGCCATTGTAGCAGCCGACCCTGTCGAAAATGTGGGTTATATCAGGCTGGGTAATACAGCAAACATCAATTCATTGCTTAATCCCGACCGCTCGGAAATGGACCTGGTTTACCTGGATGCAGTGGAACCGAAACCATTGCCCGGAAAATTCCCTGATATTATTGAACTTGAATATATCATTACGCCGCAGTTTATTGCGGCGCCCACAGCCGATAAACCATTGACGCTTAACCTGGAACTACCGGTAACCACCAACCCCTCGCAAATTCCGGTACTGGCGTCGGCAGGTATTGCCTTATCCAAATACATCGCCAATGACGATTATTCGGCCACCGAGGCTCGTGAAAAACACCTATGGTTCGAATTTAAGGAGCCTCCGGCCGATCCGAATGACAGCTTCTTTATACGTTTGCTCAATTACGCACCCGATCCTTTGCTGGCGCAGCTAACGGCTAATATGGTAGAAAATACCCAGGAACCGGCATTACCTATCGACCCGGAACTGATACGCGTGATAAGTTCGGGTAACAATACGGACGATGAGGCAGGGCTCGACGCCATGCAGGAAATGATTCCGGCGGAAGGCTCCGATAAGCATTTTCTTATCCCTCTTCCCCCCGGGCTTCACAATGCCTCGCCCGAATTGTTTGGTCTGTTCACGTACGAGATACGAGCCGGGCATAAAAAGATATGGAGCACCGCACAGGGGAGGTATGGGCGGCCATTGCGGATAACGGGTGTGCAGCATCCCGCGCCAACCTTGTTTTGCAGCGTAAACCGCGACGAATTAGCCATCAGCGTAAGCGCTCCTCACGCCGTAGCCGTACTAAATGGGGTTAACGTAACGGCCAGGCCTCCGCGTACCGATATCTGGGCGCTGCTGTATGCGCAGGTTACCCAGGCCGACGGCCAATCCAACCGCAATATTCTTTTAGGCGAAAAGCTGCTGGTTACTCCCCAGCCACCGATAGGATTGGTTCCTATTACATTCAAAATCAACCGCGACGCCGTGGTCTATTCGGAAGCCGCCTGGACAAACAACGAAGTATCGCAGATACTGGCCCTGATGGGGCTTCCGGTATCCTCGTCTCTCAGCGTAATTTGTGTAGAAATGATGCCGAACCCGAACACCTATTTAGATATGGTATCTAACACCAAGGAATCCTATGCTGTTTACGAGTCGAGCCCGATAAGCGTAATTGCGAAACCGCTGGAAGCACGCGAAACCGTCGCGACGGCAAATGCGGTAGCAAACAATGTTAGCCCGCTGGGTAATGGCTTAGGCAAATTCCGCATATTGCGTACATCGCCGTTAACACCGGTGCCATTTGTTTGCTGTACATAACGGGCTTTAAATATACAACCCGTTTAACGCTGAATACCCTGCAATAACTTACCAGTTGCAGGGTATTCAGTTGTTTTGATTCATATCGACTGGTGCCTAAAAAACCGGATCATTATGCGTGGCTGCGATACACCCCCTAATAAAATTTGGGAAAAGCGCGTTGTTCGCCTTATCTTTAAACTGCATTGACATTTTGCAGAAATGATCAAAATGACAGATTTCCGATTTATTCCGGTCACACCTCATCCATCGTTGGGTCCGTACATAGCCAAAATGTGTATTTTCGAAAGCGGCGGCCGTCTTCCTGTGTCCGAAAGAAAGCTGATTGTCCCCAATGCAAATTTTAAATTAACCCTTACTTACCGCAATGGTATCGAGGCTCGTGTAGGCGACAGGTCATTTGTTCAAAGTGAAAATAAGCTTAGCTTAACTGGCCTGATCGATTTACCCGTTCTGCTCGACCCGCAAATGGACGTGCCCACCGGCACAATTATCATCGAGTTTAACCCGCTCGGGGCCTATCGTTTCTTTCGCTTATCGTATGATGAGCTGAAAAATCAAATTGTCGACCTGGAACACCTGGCAGGCAACTGCGCCGGCGAACTTCAGTCGCAGCTTGCCGAAACAACTTCTGTGATGGAAAAATTACAGCTGCTGCAGAATTTCCTGATCAGACTGCTGGATAAGACCGAAGCCGATCCGATCTATGACTACTGCATTAAACGGATATCGGACTCCAAGGGCATGGTTAGTGTAGCGCAGCTCGAAAAGGAAACGGGCTATAGTTCGCGTTGGATTCATACCAAATTTTCGGAACACCTCGGCACCGGACCTAAAAACCTTGCGGAGATAACGCGGTTTAAGCAATTTTACCAGGCATTCTCGGCCGGCGCTGGCCACCAAGCCTTAAAAGAACAGATTTACCACCATTATCACGACCAGTCTCATTTCATCAGAGCATTCAGGCGTTTCACCGGCACCACGCCTACCGATCTGCAAAACAGCACGAACGAGCTCAGCACCCGCAACTTTACTGCCTGACTTCCGATTTGTACAATACCCGGGCTTACCGTCGCCCTAATTTTGGTTAAAAAAACAATAAGATGGAAAAGCAAAATTTCACGATCAGTATTTCTGCGGGGATCAGCGCAGAAGAAGCGATCAAAAAGATCAGCAATGTGCCTGCGTGGTGGGGCATAACCTTTAGCGGAAATTCTGAAAAACAAAATGATCAGTTTGTAGTAAAAATGGGGGGCGACTCGTTCTTCGACTTTACCGTAACGGAGTTGATTCCAGGCAAAAGAGTAGTATGGTCAATTACAGATTGTAACATGCCCTGGTATTCCGATAAAAAGGAATGGGCCAATACAAGGTTGATATTCGACCTTAAGGAAACCGGCGGTGCAACGGCGTTGACCTTTACCCATGATGGGCTAACACCCGATGTTGAATGTTACAATGATTGCGCGCCCGGCTGGACCCACTGGATCAAAACAAGTTTATTTTCCTATTTCACCACCGGACAAGGCGTTTTCAGGCCAGCCACCAAATAGATCATTTCTTTTACCTGTAAAATTAAAACATCATGGAAAAGGTAATTTTTGGGAACCATTCGTCGGTCATAGTTCCGCGAAAGGACCGCGAAAGCATTCGCCGGTTTTATTGTGACGTCCTTGGCGGAAAGATCACGAAGGCAGAAGATGACAGGGACTTTGTGCGCCTGGGCGACAATTTCTATATCGCATTTCTTTATGGCGATGTATCGGATGTGAACGATTTCTTACGAACCGCACGGTCGATCTGGCTCGAGATCAAATCGGATAATGTAGCGGAAACGGCGAAAAAAATTCTTGATTTCGGCGTATTAAAGCTTGACATACCCGATCCTCACCTGTACTTTCAGGCTCCCGGGGGGCAGGTTTTACGGCTCACGGGCATCGGCGAGGACATGTCTTTCTACGAGGGGAACGGAGCAGGCCCCGACGTTGCAAAGGTAAAACAGGCAGTGGGCAAGAAATATTAACATAGTCGCGGCGTATAACTCGAAAGTCCCCAGGGCGATAATGGAAAAACCTATTGGCATAGGCAGGCAGTACTTTCGTACGCCTGCCTGCCTTAAACTTGAAAAAGTAAAGCTAACTGCTGTGTCTTTCTTTAAGTGGTGGAAAATTGTTCAGCAAAAAGCCAGGTTATGGTTTTAAGCACTCCTGGGCATTCCGCTATTGAAATTGCAAAAACCCTTCAAAATTACTGAAAGGCCATTAAGCTACTCCTGAGACTGGGCACCACCAGCGATCCCCTGATTAACAGAAGAATTTACGGTGTCTTTTCCATTATCGACAAGAAGGCAACCGGCTTATTTAAAGTGCGAATTTAAAATAATGTTAAAAATGATTAGTAGCGCCCTCGGTGCTCCTTAAATAAGATGAAATTAACTTTACGATAACAATCCGGGCTATATATGATGCAAATATTTAGGTAAGATTAAACATTCATGAAGTTTGATTTTCGGTGCTAAATCAAGTAAACTGATTTTATAAGTTTGAATTATTGATTTTCCCCTTCGTATGAGAAAGAAGATTTTGTTTATCACCGGCTCGCTGAATCAAACTTCTCAAATGCACCAGATAGCCAGCCTGTTACCAGATTACGACTGTTGGTTTAGCCAGATCTTCAGCGATGCGGCCACAGCCAAATTTTTTGAAAAACATACCAGCGTAATCGAGAGTACAGTAATGGCCCGGAGACACCGGGAAAGTACCGAAAAATATTTGCGAGCATTCGGTTGTCAAATAGACTATAAAGCCGTCAAAAATGAATATAGCCTGGTAGTTTTTTGCAGTGACATGGTGGTGCCTGCAAATTTGCGGCAAACCAAAAAGATATGGGTTCAGGAAGGCATGATCGACAAAATGACCATTGCAAGCCACATTGTCAAATTTTTTGGATTGCCTATTTGGATGGCAGGAAATACTTCTTTGAATGGCTCAACCAATTTATGCGACATATACTGT
Above is a window of Mucilaginibacter ginsenosidivorans DNA encoding:
- a CDS encoding helix-turn-helix domain-containing protein gives rise to the protein MTDFRFIPVTPHPSLGPYIAKMCIFESGGRLPVSERKLIVPNANFKLTLTYRNGIEARVGDRSFVQSENKLSLTGLIDLPVLLDPQMDVPTGTIIIEFNPLGAYRFFRLSYDELKNQIVDLEHLAGNCAGELQSQLAETTSVMEKLQLLQNFLIRLLDKTEADPIYDYCIKRISDSKGMVSVAQLEKETGYSSRWIHTKFSEHLGTGPKNLAEITRFKQFYQAFSAGAGHQALKEQIYHHYHDQSHFIRAFRRFTGTTPTDLQNSTNELSTRNFTA
- a CDS encoding SRPBCC family protein, whose amino-acid sequence is MEKQNFTISISAGISAEEAIKKISNVPAWWGITFSGNSEKQNDQFVVKMGGDSFFDFTVTELIPGKRVVWSITDCNMPWYSDKKEWANTRLIFDLKETGGATALTFTHDGLTPDVECYNDCAPGWTHWIKTSLFSYFTTGQGVFRPATK
- a CDS encoding VOC family protein → MEKVIFGNHSSVIVPRKDRESIRRFYCDVLGGKITKAEDDRDFVRLGDNFYIAFLYGDVSDVNDFLRTARSIWLEIKSDNVAETAKKILDFGVLKLDIPDPHLYFQAPGGQVLRLTGIGEDMSFYEGNGAGPDVAKVKQAVGKKY